CACTGTCCAATCGGGTTTTACTTCAGACATCGTCGGACTGAAAAACAGTCCTTCTAGGGTGATAGTTGTCGGCCGCTCTGGGTATTCGAATTGATAGTGGCCAGTTAGCATAGGGTTGGCAGAAGGAGTGAGACGAACGAAGTCGAGATCCAATGAGAGGTTTTCTCGATAACCTACCTGCCAAGTCTTAACTTGCTCGCGTAAAATACCTAGACTTTCATACAGTTCGGCTTCTTGTTGTTTGAGTTTATCAATCAGATTCAGTGCCGATTGTTTTTTGTTGTTGGCAACTCTTTGTTTATCCAAGTTGAATAGAGCGTTATTGATCGGATAGCTAAAAGGAGTATTTCTCTGACTATGCTCTATGGTGTCAGCGAGGGCTCTTTCTAAACGAATCGGAGCAGTATAATCCATCACGATTTGCTCACTGGGAAGTTCAACAGTGACGTTAGCGGCAATAGCGTTTGCGAAAGAACTCAAAGTTAATAAAAATATAAAACCACGTGTCATTAAGTTCATCCTTGATATGGCTTGAGTACTTCTTGTTCGATAAAAAGCTGGTCTGGAATGACCCATTGAGCCGACTTTAGTACATGGCCCTTATCGTTTACCCAAAAGGTGCTTTGCATGTTTTTGCCTAGCTTTTCAAATGAAATGTACTCTTGCCAAATCTTAACTTGTTGAGACCACAGTACCGAGTTTAATTGAGTCGTAGCAACGGATTCTGTCATAATTTTGGCATGATGATTATAGTGGTAACCTGGTTGCCAATCATAAACTGCATCCCAAGTATACTGAGGCGTTTTAAAGTGGGTCATTTCTTTGGAAGGAATTGTACCCCTTAGGTTTGCGTCTGGAAGGTTATATGTTTTAACGATACGCCCTTCTTCGGTCACAATCATCGCTTTATCACTGGATAACCACTTATACTGAGTTTTTCCTGTGTTGGGGTTATTTTCAACGAATGCAAGCACCATGAAAATTTGTGGCCCATCATTGATTTTAAAATAGCTGCTGGCGTAAGGGATGTTTTCTATCGACTCTTTATCTAAATTCACGTCTTCAAATCCCCAAAAGGCCTCTTTAAGGGTCTCGTTAGTATCAGAGAAGCGTTGGGTACAGCCGCTTAAGAATAGGATTAAAGTCGCGATAAATAGAGCAAGTATTTTATTGGACATTATGAAAGCTCAGGCCTTAATATTGCAAAAAAACACCCTTAGCAAAACTAAGGGTGTTTGTGACTAGTAGCACTAATTTAGTTTGTGCCGTCAGTACCATCATTATCTGATGCAGCAACCGCAACCGCAGCAACAGTAACAGCTGCGCCTACCGCGACGGCCGTCGTGGTTGCTACGCCAGCAGCTGCAGTAGACGCAGCTGCAGTAGAGCCAGCTGCTGTACCACCAGCGGTAGAGCCACCTGCAGTACTCGCCGCGGTACTTTCCTCAGCGAAAGCCCCAGCAGAAGCACATAGCGCCACTAACATGGTTAGAGCAATTTTTTTCATTGAGTATCCCTTTGTAAATTTACAAATTAACATCGATGTTGGAGCAAATTTCACCTGCTCCAATTCTGATTCTATTTCACTTTATTATATCTGTAAAAATTAAAATAACTTTAATGCAAGACGATCACAGTATGGTGGATTGCTTAATCTAAATCGGCCTTTATAATGAATTCATTTTTAGGCAATTCACACTACATTATTTGTGCTTTATAGGTGAATTAGAAAATTAAAGTAGGACACATGCCAAGGATTGAGAGGTTCAGCTTATCGATAGTACTTATACCTATTCTGTTAATAAGTAGTAATAGTTATTCTTCTCCTTGGATCGAAGCAAATGACCCTTTTTTAAGGTCATCCATGACGGCTTTAAGTGATGCAAGCAAACTTAGTGGTGTAACAAGTAATTTTCCTTTGCGTTGGTCTTCCGTGGCAGGAAGTGACGCTCTTGTCACTGTCAATAATCATCTTGGTACTGAACTTGAGCATTTCAAATACGCTCTGAATACGGCTAAGCTCAACCGAGGTAATCGTCGTTTTGTGATGTCTGGAGGGAATTCGGATCTGGACAATGGTTGGTTTTCTGATGTTAGCCGTGACAAATGCACGGTGGAGGCAAGTTATGAGCACCTCACTGATAGTTATGCGTTTAGGCTGAATTCTTCATACCGAGAAAATGATGAGAGCAAAG
This sequence is a window from Vibrio coralliilyticus. Protein-coding genes within it:
- a CDS encoding capsule biosynthesis GfcC family protein, with the protein product MTRGFIFLLTLSSFANAIAANVTVELPSEQIVMDYTAPIRLERALADTIEHSQRNTPFSYPINNALFNLDKQRVANNKKQSALNLIDKLKQQEAELYESLGILREQVKTWQVGYRENLSLDLDFVRLTPSANPMLTGHYQFEYPERPTTITLEGLFFSPTMSEVKPDWTVKDYLSTSKVLSSANNSHAWVIYPDGHYKQVGFAYWNDEKTPLPPGSSIFLGFNNPSKELSQLEQEIVSLIAWRRNY
- a CDS encoding YjbF family lipoprotein; protein product: MSNKILALFIATLILFLSGCTQRFSDTNETLKEAFWGFEDVNLDKESIENIPYASSYFKINDGPQIFMVLAFVENNPNTGKTQYKWLSSDKAMIVTEEGRIVKTYNLPDANLRGTIPSKEMTHFKTPQYTWDAVYDWQPGYHYNHHAKIMTESVATTQLNSVLWSQQVKIWQEYISFEKLGKNMQSTFWVNDKGHVLKSAQWVIPDQLFIEQEVLKPYQG